ACACGATGCTGGCGAGGAGCGCGAGGACGGCGGGCACGAGCCCACCCTAGGCACGCCGCGCCGCCGGGCGGCGCGACACTCCCGGCGCGTGCGGACGCGCCCGGGATACGGGACAGGCCGGGCGTCCGGCCCTACCCTCAGCGGCATGGTCGGCGAGCCGGACGAGGCACCCGAGGGGTTCCGCCGGGCCGTCGCGAGCCTGCGCGCCGCCGAGGTCGACCCGGCGGTCTCGCTACGGGAGACGGCGGCGCCGAGCCGCCTGGCGCCGTACGCGTTCGCGCTCACCGCCGACGTGCTGCACGGCGACGACGAGCTGGCCAGTGGCCGGTTCATCGTGCTGCACGACCCGGGCGGCCAGGAGGCCTGGGACGGCGACACCCGGGTGGTGGCGTTCGCGACGGCGGCGGTCGAGGAGGAGATCGGGCGGGACCCGTTGCTCCCTGAGGTCGGCTGGGCCTGGCTGCTCGACGCGCTGACCGCCCACCACGCGAGCTACGCCGCCGAGGGCGGCACGGTGACGAGCACGACGAGCGCGCGGTTCGGCGCGATGGCGGGCGAGCCCGGCGGCTGCGACCTGGAGCTGCGCTGCTCGTGGACGCCCGGCCCCGACGACGACCTGGCGCGCCACCTCGACGCGTTCTGCGACGTGCTCTGCTCGATGGCGGGGCTGCCGCCCGCGGTACCGGGCGTGGCCCGGCTGCCGTTACGCCGTAGCGCGGGCTAGGGCCGGACCCTGCCGGGTGCCCGGCGCGGCCGGGCGCGGCAGCCGGAGCTGGAGGACGGTGCCGGCCGCCGGCATCGAGGAGATCTCCAACGCCCCGCCGGCCAGCCGCGCGCGCTCGCGCAGCAGGCCGAGGCCGACGTGGCGGCCCTTCTCCGGCCGCACCTGGTCCGGCTCGAAGCCGGGGCCGGCGTCGGAGACGGTCGCCACGATCGACTCCTCGTCCACCACGAGCGCGGCCTGCGCCCAGTCGACGTCGGCGTGCTTGACGACGTTGAGCAGCGCCTCCTGGAAGAACCGGTAGACGGTGATCGCGGAGACGAGCGGCAGCGGGTGCGCCGTGGCCGGCCAGGTCACCTCGACGGAGAGGCCGTAACGCTGCTCGAGGTCGGCGCGCAGGAAGCCGATCGCGCTCGCCAGGTCCCCGTCGCGCAGCGCGGGCGGCCGGGTGCGCGCCATGACCGCGCGGACCTGCTCCTCCGCGTCGTCGAGGAACTCCTGCGCCGACCGCAACGACTCCGAGTCGCCCATGGCGAGGTGCATGCGGGCCATGCCGAGCGACTGGGCGACGGTGTCGTGCAGCTCGGCGGCGAGCTGGCCGCGCGCGCCTTCCTCGGCGGCGACCAGGCCGGAGAGCAGCTCGAACATGCCGGCGCTGGCGTTCTCGGCGGTCCGCCGGTGCTGCTCGGCGAGCTCGTCGGCGACCTTGGTGCGCAACGTCAGGGCGTCGAGGGTGCGCGCGAGGTCGGCCAGCTCGGCGAAGCCGTTGCCGGCCAGCCACTTGTCCAGCCGCTGGTCGCCGGGCTCGTGCAGCCGCCGGGAGGCGGCCGTGCGCAGCTCGCGGAGCTGCCCGGCCAGCCGGTCGGCGACGACGGCGGCGACGCCGCAGGCGATCGCCGTCGCGGCCGTCGCGGCACCGACGACCGGCGCCAGCACCGCACCGTGCCCGCTCGCCGCCAGCACCGCCCCCGCCGACGCGGCGACGGCGGCACCGCAGCCGCCGACCGTCAGCGCGGCGGCGGCGGCGAGCGGCAGCGGGCGGCGGGTCACGCCTGGCTCTCCGCGAGCACGCCGGTCGTCGTCCACTCCGGCT
This DNA window, taken from Mycobacteriales bacterium, encodes the following:
- a CDS encoding DUF3000 domain-containing protein — protein: MVGEPDEAPEGFRRAVASLRAAEVDPAVSLRETAAPSRLAPYAFALTADVLHGDDELASGRFIVLHDPGGQEAWDGDTRVVAFATAAVEEEIGRDPLLPEVGWAWLLDALTAHHASYAAEGGTVTSTTSARFGAMAGEPGGCDLELRCSWTPGPDDDLARHLDAFCDVLCSMAGLPPAVPGVARLPLRRSAG
- a CDS encoding ATP-binding protein — protein: MTRRPLPLAAAAALTVGGCGAAVAASAGAVLAASGHGAVLAPVVGAATAATAIACGVAAVVADRLAGQLRELRTAASRRLHEPGDQRLDKWLAGNGFAELADLARTLDALTLRTKVADELAEQHRRTAENASAGMFELLSGLVAAEEGARGQLAAELHDTVAQSLGMARMHLAMGDSESLRSAQEFLDDAEEQVRAVMARTRPPALRDGDLASAIGFLRADLEQRYGLSVEVTWPATAHPLPLVSAITVYRFFQEALLNVVKHADVDWAQAALVVDEESIVATVSDAGPGFEPDQVRPEKGRHVGLGLLRERARLAGGALEISSMPAAGTVLQLRLPRPAAPGTRQGPALARATA